From a region of the Canis lupus dingo isolate Sandy chromosome 5, ASM325472v2, whole genome shotgun sequence genome:
- the RNF26 gene encoding E3 ubiquitin-protein ligase RNF26: MEAVYLIVNGVGLVLDLLTLVLDLNFLLVSSLLASLAWLLAFIYNLPHTVLTSLLHLGRGVLLSLLALIEALVRFTFGGLQALCTLLYSCYSGLESLKLLGHLASHGALRSREILHRGVLNVVSSGHALLRQACDICAIAMSLVAYVINSLVNICLIGTQNLFSLMLALWDAVMGPLWRMTDVVAAFLAHISSSAVAMAILLWTPCQLALELLASAARLLTNFVLVNVTGLVLLACVLAVMVTVLHPDLTLRLATRALSQLHARPSYHRLREDVVRLSRLALDLEAWRRVWSRSLQLATWPNRGGAPGAPQGGPRRVPPARTWRQDTLPEAGPRSEAEEEEEVRMARATAARGRERLNEEESVAGQDPWKLLKEQEERKKCVICQDQSKTVLLLPCRHLCLCQACTEILMRHPVYHRNCPLCRRGILQTLNVYL; this comes from the coding sequence ATGGAGGCTGTGTACCTGATAGTGAATGGGGTGGGCCTTGTGCTGGACCTGCTGACCTTGGTGTTGGACCTCAACTTCCTGCTGGTGTCCTCCCTCCTGGCTTCCCTGGCCTGGCTGCTGGCCTTCATCTACAACCTGCCACACACGGTACTGACTAGTCTTTTGCACTTGGGCCGCGGAGTCCTGCTTTCGTTGCTGGCCTTGATCGAAGCCTTGGTCCGTTTCACCTTTGGGGGCTTGCAGGCCTTGTGTACTTTGCTGTACAGCTGCTACTCTGGCCTGGAGAGCTTAaagctcctggggcacctggcctCTCACGGGGCACTGAGGAGCCGGGAGATCCTGCACCGGGGGGTGCTCAATGTGGTCTCCAGTGGTCATGCTTTGCTGCGCCAGGCCTGTGACATCTGTGCCATTGCCATGAGCCTCGTGGCCTATGTGATCAACAGCCTGGTCAACATCTGCCTCATAGGCACTCAGAACCTTTTCTCCCTAATGCTGGCCCTGTGGGATGCAGTGATGGGGCCGCTGTGGAGGATGACGGACGTTGTAGCTGCCTTCCTAGCCCACATTTCCAGCAGTGCCGTGGCCATGGCCATCCTCCTCTGGACCCCCTGCCAGCTAGCACTGGAGCTCCTAGCGTCAGCTGCCCGCCTCCTGACCAACTTCGTGCTCGTCAATGTCACCGGCCTGGTGCTGCTGGCTTGCGTGCTGGCAGTGATGGTGACCGTGTTGCACCCGGACCTCACCCTGAGACTGGCCACCCGGGCACTCAGTCAGCTCCATGCCCGGCCATCTTATCACCGGCTCCGAGAGGATGTCGTGCGGCTGTCTCGCCTAGCCCTGGACTTGGAGGCCTGGCGTCGAGTCTGGAGCCGCAGCCTGCAGCTGGCCACCTGGCCAAAccggggaggggcgcctggggccCCTCAGGGTGGCCCTAGGAGGGTGCCCCCAGCCAGGACCTGGCGACAGGACACTCTTCCTGAAGCAGGGCCCAGAtcagaggcagaagaggaggaagaggtcaGGATGGCCAGAGCAACAGCTGCCCGTGGCCGGGAGAGGCTCAACGAGGAGGAGTCTGTAGCTGGGCAAGACCCGTGGAAGTTGCTCAAGGAGCAAGAGGAGCGGAAAAAGTGTGTCATCTGCCAGGACCAGAGCAAGACGGTGCTGCTTCTGCCCTGCCGGCACCTGTGCCTGTGCCAGGCTTGCACTGAGATCCTGATGCGTCACCCCGTCTACCACCGCAACTGCCCACTCTGCCGCCGGGGCATTCTGCAGACCCTCAATGTCTACCTCTGA
- the LOC112671201 gene encoding membrane frizzled-related protein isoform X1, protein MKECSDVVLCVEVTGLSKTEFCNPAFEPESGPPCPPAAFREDASSGVPAPWHGRRPRGLQPDCHFSWLCVLLLASLLLLLLGLLVAIILGQFRATALSGASSHPLPAEGLTPNTTTNPTAPSTTTISPASGDPKGQLEEAGMSPSPTPTCGGLLPGPRGFFSSPNYPDPYPPNAHCVWHIQVATDQAIQLKIEALSMESVASCLFDRLEISPEPEGPLLRVCGRVPPPTLNTNASHLRVAFVSDSSVEGSGFHAWYQAVTPGNGSCAEDEFPCDQLVCLLPDSVCDGFANCADGSDETNCSAKFLGCGGNLTGLQGTFSAPGYLQRYPHQQLCTWHISVPAGHGLGLQFHNFSLEAQDECKLDYVAVYETSDSGALGLLGRFCGAEPPPRLISSHQHLVVLFRTDRGISSGGFSATYQALNATENPCGPGEFSCHDGGCKSLQWTCDTWRHCTDSSDDSCSSPLFPPPELACEPVQVEMCTGLSYNTTAFPNVWVGMATQEEVVEILRGYKSLTSLPCYQNFRRLLCGLLVPHCTPTGSVLPPCRSVCQEAERQCQSGLALLGTPWPFNCNRLPEAAGLEACAQP, encoded by the exons ATGAAGGAATGCTCAGATGTCGTCCTGTGTGTGGAGGTGACAGGGCTGAGCAAG ACTGAGTTCTGCAATCCTGCTTTTGAGCCTGAATCAGGGCCACCGTGCCCTCCAGCGGCCTTCCGGGAGGATGCCAGCAGCGGCGTCCCAGCTCCCTGGCACG GTCGGCGCCCCCGAGGGCTGCAGCCAGACTGCCACTTCTCCTGGCTGTGCGTCCTCCTGCTGGCcagcctgctcctcctgctgctcggGCTGCTGGTGGCCATCATCCTAGGCC AGTTTCGGGCTACAGCCCTGTCCGGGGCCTCCTCTCACCCACTGCCTGCCGAAGGCCTGACCCCCAACACGACCACCAACCCCACtgctccctccaccaccaccatctctccGGCATCTGGGGACCCTAAAGGACAGCTGGAGGAGGCAGGCATGAGCCCCTCCCCCACGCCCA CCTGTGGGGGCCTCCTTCCTGGCCCGAGGGGCTTCTTCAGCAGCCCCAACTACCCAGACCCTTACCCACCCAACGCCCACTGTGTGTGGCACATCCAGGTGGCCACAGACCAAGCCATACAGCTCAAGATCGAAGCGCTCAGCATGGAGAGCGTGGCCTCCTGTCTTTTTGATCGCTTGGAAATCTCCCCTGAGCCTGAAGGACCCCTCCTCAG AGTGTGTGGGAGGGTGCCTCCCCCAACACTCAACACCAACGCCAGCCACCTCCGGGTGGCCTTCGTCTCCGACAGCAGTGTGGAAGGATCTGGTTTCCATGCCTGGTACCAGGCTGTGACTCCTGGGAATG GGAGCTGTGCTGAGGACGAGTTCCCCTGTGACCAGCTCGTCTGCCTGCTGCCTGACTCAGTGTGCGATGGTTTTGCCAACTGCGCTGATGGCAGTGATGAGACCAACTGCAGTGCCAAGTTCTTGG GGTGTGGGGGGAATCTGACCGGGCTCCAGGGTACTTTCTCCGCTCCTGGCTACCTGCAGCGGTACCCTCACCAACAG ctctgcaCCTGGCACATCTCAGTGCCTGCGGGACACGGCCTGGGACTGCAATTCCACAACTTCAGCCTGGAAGCCCAGGACGAGTGCAAGCTGGACTACGTGGCCGTGTACGAGACCAGCGACTCAGGGGCCCTCGGCCTCCTGGGCAG GTTCTGCGGAGCGGAGCCACCACCTCGCCTCATCTCCTCGCACCAGCACCTGGTAGTGCTCTTTAGGACGGACCGTGGCATCAGCAGTGGTGGCTTCTCTGCCACCTACCAGGCCCTCAATGCCACAGAGA ATCCCTGTGGGCCGGGAGAGTTCTCTTGCCATGATGGAGGATGTAAGAGTCTGCAGTGGACATGTGACACATGGAGACACTGCACAGACAGCAGTGATGACAGTTGCAGCAGCCCCTTGTTCCCACCTCCAG AGCTGGCCTGTGAGCCTGTCCAGGTGGAGATGTGCACCGGCCTGAGCTACAACACCACGGCCTTCCCTAACGTCTGGGTGGGCATGGCCACccaggaggaggtggtggagatCCTCAGAGGTTACAAG AGCCTGACAAGTCTGCCCTGCTACCAGAACTTCCGGAGGCTCCTCTGCGGGCTGCTTGTGCCCCACTGCACCCCCACAGGCAGCGTCCTGCCCCCCTGCCGCTCTGTCTGCCAGGAGGCGGAGCGCCAGTGCCAGTCTGGCCTAGCTCTACTGGGTACCCCCTGGCCTTTCAACTGCAACAGGCTACCTGAGGCGGCTGGCCTGGAGGCTTGTGCCCAACCCTGA
- the LOC112671201 gene encoding membrane frizzled-related protein isoform X2, whose translation MKECSDVVLCVEVTGLSKTEFCNPAFEPESGPPCPPAAFREDASSGVPAPWHGRRPRGLQPDCHFSWLCVLLLASLLLLLLGLLVAIILGQFRATALSGASSHPLPAEGLTPNTTTNPTAPSTTTISPASGDPKGQLEEAGMSPSPTPTCGGLLPGPRGFFSSPNYPDPYPPNAHCVWHIQVATDQAIQLKIEALSMESVASCLFDRLEISPEPEGPLLRVCGRVPPPTLNTNASHLRVAFVSDSSVEGSGFHAWYQAVTPGNGSCAEDEFPCDQLVCLLPDSVCDGFANCADGSDETNCSAKFLGCGGNLTGLQGTFSAPGYLQRYPHQQLCTWHISVPAGHGLGLQFHNFSLEAQDECKLDYVAVYETSDSGALGLLGRFCGAEPPPRLISSHQHLVVLFRTDRGISSGGFSATYQALNATENPCGPGEFSCHDGGCKSLQWTCDTWRHCTDSSDDSCSSPLFPPPEPDKSALLPELPEAPLRAACAPLHPHRQRPAPLPLCLPGGGAPVPVWPSSTGYPLAFQLQQAT comes from the exons ATGAAGGAATGCTCAGATGTCGTCCTGTGTGTGGAGGTGACAGGGCTGAGCAAG ACTGAGTTCTGCAATCCTGCTTTTGAGCCTGAATCAGGGCCACCGTGCCCTCCAGCGGCCTTCCGGGAGGATGCCAGCAGCGGCGTCCCAGCTCCCTGGCACG GTCGGCGCCCCCGAGGGCTGCAGCCAGACTGCCACTTCTCCTGGCTGTGCGTCCTCCTGCTGGCcagcctgctcctcctgctgctcggGCTGCTGGTGGCCATCATCCTAGGCC AGTTTCGGGCTACAGCCCTGTCCGGGGCCTCCTCTCACCCACTGCCTGCCGAAGGCCTGACCCCCAACACGACCACCAACCCCACtgctccctccaccaccaccatctctccGGCATCTGGGGACCCTAAAGGACAGCTGGAGGAGGCAGGCATGAGCCCCTCCCCCACGCCCA CCTGTGGGGGCCTCCTTCCTGGCCCGAGGGGCTTCTTCAGCAGCCCCAACTACCCAGACCCTTACCCACCCAACGCCCACTGTGTGTGGCACATCCAGGTGGCCACAGACCAAGCCATACAGCTCAAGATCGAAGCGCTCAGCATGGAGAGCGTGGCCTCCTGTCTTTTTGATCGCTTGGAAATCTCCCCTGAGCCTGAAGGACCCCTCCTCAG AGTGTGTGGGAGGGTGCCTCCCCCAACACTCAACACCAACGCCAGCCACCTCCGGGTGGCCTTCGTCTCCGACAGCAGTGTGGAAGGATCTGGTTTCCATGCCTGGTACCAGGCTGTGACTCCTGGGAATG GGAGCTGTGCTGAGGACGAGTTCCCCTGTGACCAGCTCGTCTGCCTGCTGCCTGACTCAGTGTGCGATGGTTTTGCCAACTGCGCTGATGGCAGTGATGAGACCAACTGCAGTGCCAAGTTCTTGG GGTGTGGGGGGAATCTGACCGGGCTCCAGGGTACTTTCTCCGCTCCTGGCTACCTGCAGCGGTACCCTCACCAACAG ctctgcaCCTGGCACATCTCAGTGCCTGCGGGACACGGCCTGGGACTGCAATTCCACAACTTCAGCCTGGAAGCCCAGGACGAGTGCAAGCTGGACTACGTGGCCGTGTACGAGACCAGCGACTCAGGGGCCCTCGGCCTCCTGGGCAG GTTCTGCGGAGCGGAGCCACCACCTCGCCTCATCTCCTCGCACCAGCACCTGGTAGTGCTCTTTAGGACGGACCGTGGCATCAGCAGTGGTGGCTTCTCTGCCACCTACCAGGCCCTCAATGCCACAGAGA ATCCCTGTGGGCCGGGAGAGTTCTCTTGCCATGATGGAGGATGTAAGAGTCTGCAGTGGACATGTGACACATGGAGACACTGCACAGACAGCAGTGATGACAGTTGCAGCAGCCCCTTGTTCCCACCTCCAG AGCCTGACAAGTCTGCCCTGCTACCAGAACTTCCGGAGGCTCCTCTGCGGGCTGCTTGTGCCCCACTGCACCCCCACAGGCAGCGTCCTGCCCCCCTGCCGCTCTGTCTGCCAGGAGGCGGAGCGCCAGTGCCAGTCTGGCCTAGCTCTACTGGGTACCCCCTGGCCTTTCAACTGCAACAGGCTACCTGA
- the C1QTNF5 gene encoding complement C1q tumor necrosis factor-related protein 5: MRPLVALLLLGLAAGSAPLDDNKIPSLCPGHPGLPGTPGHHGSQGLPGRDGRDGRDGAPGTPGEKGEGGRPGLPGPRGEPGPRGEAGPAGATGPAGECSVPPRSAFSAKRSESRVPPPSDAPLPFDRVLVNEQGHYDAATGKFTCQVPGVYYFAVHATVYRASLQFDLVKNGESIASFFQFFGGWPKPASLSGGAMVRLEPEDQVWVQVGVGDYIGIYASIKTDSTFSGFLVYSDWHNSPVFA; this comes from the exons ATGAGGCCGCTCGTCGCCCTGCTGCTCCTGGGCCTGGCGGCCGGCTCGGCCCCGCTGGACGACAACAAGATCCCCAGCCTGTGCCCGGGGCACCCCGGGCTTCCCGGCACGCCGGGCCACCACGGCAGCCAGGGCCTGCCCGGCAGGGACGGCCGCGACGGCCGCGACGGCGCGCCCGGGACTCCGGGAGAGAAAGGCGAGGGCGGGAGGCCGG gactgccggggccgcggggggagcCCGGGCCGAGAGGAGAGGCGGGACCCGCGGGGGCCACCGGGCCGGCCGGCGAGTGCTCCGTGCCCCCGCGCTCCGCCTTCAGCGCCAAGCGCTCCGAGAGCCGGGTGCCTCCGCCGTCCGACGCGCCCCTACCCTTCGACCGCGTGCTGGTGAACGAGCAGGGACACTACGACGCCGCCACCGGCAAGTTCACCTGCCAGGTGCCCGGGGTCTACTACTTCGCGGTCCACGCCACCGTCTACCGGGCTAGCCTGCAGTTCGATCTGGTCAAGAATGGCGAGTCCATCGCctctttcttccagttttttggggggtggcCCAAACCAGCCTCGCTGTCAGGGGGCGCCATGGTGAGGCTGGAGCCAGAGGACCaggtgtgggtgcaggtgggCGTGGGCGATTACATTGGCATCTATGCCAGCATCAAGACAGACAGCACCTTCTCGGGATTTCTGGTGTATTCTGACTGGCACAACTCCCCCGTCTTTGCTTGA